From one Passer domesticus isolate bPasDom1 chromosome 15, bPasDom1.hap1, whole genome shotgun sequence genomic stretch:
- the LOC135281274 gene encoding ATP-sensitive inward rectifier potassium channel 12, with protein MTTGRVNPYSIVSSEEDGLRLTTMPGINGFGNGKIHTRRKCRNRFVKKNGQCNVEFTNMDDKPQRYIADMFTTCVDIRWRYMLLLFSLAFLVSWLLFGLIFWLIALIHGDLENPGGDDTFKPCVLQVNGFVAAFLFSIETQTTIGYGFRCVTEECPLAVFMVVVQSIVGCIIDSFMIGAIMAKMARPKKRAQTLLFSHNAVVAMRDGKLCLMWRVGNLRKSHIVEAHVRAQLIKPRITEEGEYIPLDQIDIDVGFDKGLDRIFLVSPITILHEINEDSPLFGISRQDLETDDFEIVVILEGMVEATAMTTQARSSYLASEILWGHRFEPVLFEEKNQYKVDYSHFHKTYEVPSTPRCSAKDLVENKFLLPSTNSFCYENELAFMSRDEEEEDDDSRGLEDLSPDNRHEFDRLQATIALDQRSYRRESEI; from the coding sequence ATGACAACGGGCAGAGTCAACCCTTACAGCATCGTGTCCTCCGAGGAAGACGGGCTGAGGTTGACCACCATGCCTGGTATCAACGGCTTTGGCAATGGGAAAATCCACACCAGGAGGAAATGCAGGAACAGGTTTGTAAAGAAGAATGGTCAGTGCAACGTGGAGTTCACCAACATGGATGACAAGCCACAGAGGTACATTGCAGACATGTTCACCACGTGCGTTGACATCCGCTGGAGGTATATGCTCTTGCTATTTTCCCTGGCATTTCTGGTGTCCTGGTTATTGTTTGGGCTGATTTTCTGGCTAATTGCACTCATCCATGGAGACCTAGAAAACCCGGGTGGAGATGATACTTTCAAGCCTTGCGTTCTGCAGGTCAATGGCTTTGTGGCTGCTTTTCTGTTCTCCATCGAGACCCAAACAACGATTGGGTACGGCTTCCGCTGCGTGACCGAGGAGTGTCCGCTTGCCGTCTTCATGGTGGTGGTTCAGTCCATTGTGGGCTGCATAATCGACTCTTTCATGATTGGTGCAATAATGGCAAAAATGGCCAGGCCCAAAAAACGGGCCCAGACATTACTTTTCAGCCATAACGCAGTAGTGGCAATGAGAGATGGAAAACTCTGCCTGATGTGGAGGGTTGGGAACCTACGGAAAAGCCACATAGTAGAAGCCCACGTACGAGCTCAGCTAATTAAGCCCAGGATCACAGAGGAAGGGGAGTACATCCCGCTTGACCAAATAGACATTGACGTGGGGTTTGATAAAGGCTTGGACCGTATTTTCTTGGTGTCTCCCATCACCATTCTCCACGAGATCAACGAAGACAGCCCCTTGTTTGGGATCAGCCGCCAGGACTTGGAGACAGATGACTTTGAGATCGTCGTCATCCTGGAGGGCATGGTAGAGGCCACAGCCATGACGACGCAAGCTCGGAGCTCCTACCTGGCCAGTGAGATACTGTGGGGCCACCGCTTCGAGCCTGTCCTGTTTGAGGAGAAAAACCAGTACAAAGTAGACTATTCCCACTTCCACAAAACCTACGAGGTCCCGTCCACGCCCCGTTGCAGCGCCAAGGACTTGGTGGAGAACAAattcctgctgcccagcaccaACTCCTTCTGCTACGAGAACGAGCTGGCCTTCATGAGCCGCgacgaggaagaggaagatgatgaCAGTCGGGGTCTGGAGGACCTCAGCCCGGACAACAGGCACGAGTTCGACAGGCTTCAAGCCACAATAGCGTTGGATCAGCGGTCGTACAGGAGGGAGTCAGAAATATGA